GATTGTTGATTGTTCTTGCCAATGTTAGGACCTTAGGCTGAGTGCAGATGTGTTGATCCTTCTGCCTTTCTATTGTTCTAAGGAGGTCAGCAAGACTATGTCCTCTTTTGTTTTTACCGTGTGTTGAATGCAGACACCCTCAGTTAGAGTAAAGATGAAAGATTTAAAAGGCAATAATAGACAATATGACAGTTGTAATAATAACCAATAGGATCATTATTTGCACTGACTGTTTACGTTTTTCTAAAGATTGTTTTCTTGCGTATAACTCAAAGCCTGGACTccatacacaagcacacacagtaTAAATACTTTAAAACAAAACATGTTACTCAAAAGAAAACTGACTTTGATCTTAATAGCACCTCAACTTACTTTAATTCATTGAATTACTTTAATTAATTTAGTAATTGAAAGGTATACAAGCAAAAAACACATTTATGGTTGTCTTATTCTTTCTGATCATgtggatttttatttttattaaattgtGCTTTGTCAATCAACATAAACTGAGTGTACAcagcattaagaacacctgctctttccatgacagagactgaccaggtgaatccaggtgaatccaggtgaaagctatgatcctttatagCTGTCACCTGTTAAacccacttcaaatcagtgtaatcggaatggaggagacaggttaaagaaagatttttaagctttaagacatagattgtgtatgtgtgccatttagagggtgaaagtgcaagacaaaacattgaagggcctttgaacgggttatggtagtaggtgccaggcgcactggtttgtgtcaagaactgcaacgctgcttgatttttcacgctcaacattcCCTGTGTGTATCTAAAAATGGtcctccacccaaaggacatccagccaacttgacacaactttgggaagcaatggagtcaacatgggccagcattcctgtcgaacgcttttgacaccttgtcgAATCCATGCCCccacaaattgaggctgttctgagggttaaAGGGagggtgtaactcaatattaggaaggtgttcttaatgtcttgTATATGAGACGTAAAGGCTAACATCTGCGCATACAGAATGGATAAAGATGACAGGAGCATAGTGCTGTACCACATAGCCACTACTCTTAACAGATATTGTTGTGCTGTGACTTGATATTTGGTCCAATTAACATACGCTGGTGGATACCTCGCAGTGGAGCATGCAGTTTGTGCATGAGCTAAAATAGCATTTTGTTTTATGATGTCAATGACGTCTCTAAACATGTATCCAGTGACACTAAGAATCATATGATGACTTTGACCGTTGATAAAAAGTGCTGCTACGGTCAAACCTGCCTGAAGCAGGGAATAACACTTAACCCCAACATCAACACCAcagtctctccagctctctgtacAGATAtggtatcttaatttgatcactttgCTCCACAGAACATTTTTAAGAGTCCTAGTAGTACCATAATGTCCCTGAAAACCTGCAGTTTCTCTTTCTGTCACTAGATCTCACACCTAAActatagcctactgtagcctatCAAAACAATGTTCCTGTTAGAAATAACTTTTTGGGGAGAATAATCAAATAATCCTCCTCCTGCTGCAGGGTTATTTTACTCCTGCAacgaaactggtcaaattaagatccaacatctgtataTCATACCTCATTCTTAACAACACTTTAGATCTTACAGGAGCACATAAAGGTTAAAGTTTAAATATGGATGTCACAGGTGTCACAATGCACAATCTGTACAAAGTGTAAAAATACATCTTGACAACAGCCTTGAGCTGTAAACACAGAGGGACGTGAGGTAGGAGAGTACAGAGAGCTGTTTGAAGCAGGAACATAGATACAGCAAGGCTGGGTAGCGTACAGTAAGTCTGGGTGATGAGCGGTGGTCAATATCTTTGCAGATGATAGCAGGGTTGTGATTGGACAGGTGTCAAATCATAGGAGATTAccactgtctttctctcacaTTTCAATATGAGACTCATTACTGGACGGACTGACTTTAAGTGAGCCAGAAATTGTGTAAAACCTGTGGAAGATACAATGGGAGAAAAGTTTCATATGTTAGAAAAGTTGCATTGAAAACTATGCAGTTTTTATAAGGTATAGCGGCGATATGACGTacatgcagaaagtaaacagcatagtgggtcaatttccacaaCAACTAAGAGCATTGAAGCATGAGGCTCAACCTCAGCTGTTTTGGTGCCCTGACTACCACACTGTGAACAGCGTGAAGCGAACCCGTGCACATGAGCAGATATTATGTATGACTGTGTGAGAGCAaagtcttgcatctcgctcatcttAATATCTGCGATGCTGCTTGTGGCAACGTCATTTAGCATTTAACTTTAGATCTAGCAAGCTGTTTGAGAAAATTTTAAACTATATTGTTTTAATTCTTGCAAGCCATTAAACAAGGGAAATGTTAAACTAGGTCTGTACAGTTTTAACTGTCATTCCAGGGGAATAGAAAGTAGAAGAGAAAGCCATGAAATGAATAGTACTCCATACCGTGACTTTTTTAAATGTGTGCGCTTCTTCAGAACTTGAAAACAGGAGGATTTAGCGCAGGAGTGTTTCAGGTCGATGACCTGGTAGATGATGGGGTTGTACATGGCAGAAGACTTAGCAAGCAGAGTGGGGATCACAGAGACCGAGATAGGCACTGAGTCGGGCTCGCCAAACGCAGACACCACTGAGACCACTGCATAAGGGATCCACGCTATCAAGAAACCGGCACAGATCAGCATCGCCACCTGGAGGACACAAGTAGAACCACATCACTGGTCAGTCTCACAATAGTTAAAGTATCTCTGAGGTGAGGTTCCGtgcacacacgcccacacacacacacacaagatctgCTAACCGACTCGAGCCCGACGGGCCCTGACATTATACATCGGGTTAGGgccaggtagggcctgttttttcctcaataactagggtacggacAGGGCTTGGGTATCCATAAATTGATCACTAACATTTTGAAGCTGCGCAGTACAGTCATATCTAACTAAGATCATAACATTGTGTCAGAAGTTATTTTTCAAATATAAGACAGGAGAGATTATTTCACAGAAAATAATGATGTTCCTTGAGTTTTGTCAGAGTTTAGAGTGACAAAGTTGCTAACAGCAAACTGCTCTCTCATGTCTCATAATTGAGCAGAGGAGCCCAAGTGGAGCCGTTGCTATGGATACTCACAGACTCAGATTCGTCATGAGCAGAGAGCATGCAGAGTGAGCAGCGCTCAGGGagcgagtgacagacagagaggagcagctAATTGATTTAATAACAGAGGATGTTATTTCTGATTTCGGGTTTCGGGTAGGGCCTTATATTTGGCAGAAGCAATCGGGCCTGGGTAGGGTAGAGCCTGAACATTGAAGGCATAGGTAGGGCTCGGGCTTAAAATTCATGTCTGTTCagggctctgacacacacacacacacacaaacacacacacacacacacacacaccttggtcAGTTTCATCTCCACATTATGGCTGTTCTGGTTCCTGGTGTCAAAGTGGGAGATTTCCTTGGCTGAGGACTTGACCTTGAAGATGATCATGACGTAGGAGAAAACGATGATGCCGGTGGGGAAGATGAGGCAGAAGAAGAGGATTGCAATGACGAAGCTCTGGCCCGCCACGGAGGCCTGGGCCAGCCACCAGTCCAGAGTGCAGGAAGTGCCAAAGGGCTCGGGAGCATAGTTGCCCCAGCCTACCAGGGGCATGGTGGCCCAGAAGCCTGCATACAGCCACACAAACACCATACTCAGGAAAGCATGTTGCCTCTTTAGCCACGTCCCTGTGGGTacaattatgggcagaaagattgATAATTAATTGGTTCATCATAATAATAAAGTGTCCAGATATCACAGATCATAATTTCAATTAACTTATTCATGAAAAAGTGCTCATTCATTCTTATAAAGGTCTTGTGTTACTgtaaacaggggtgtcaaacatacactCCGGGTCCAATCTGGCTCCCGGGTGGTTTAAGTAAAACAAATACAACTTGTAAAGTTTTTttatactttaaaatgactaaatcaaactgtgtagaaattataatggacctacAGTACATTCATAAAGTTTGTTGACTGTGTCTAGCTCGATAATAATCACTCAATTGAAAGCTAAACAGTCAGGAAgtatctacaattttttttaaacgatTAGATGATACACTGTACCGCCCAAacatatccacagatgacacaatctctattgcactccacactgccctttcccactatGTGAGAacgctgttaattgactacaacTCTAAcagtaagctaaggaccctgggactgaacaactccctctgcaactggatcctggactttctgacaggacggccccaggtggtgagggttaGGCAACACACATTCGCCACGCTGACCCTTAACATGGGAGCCCTTCAGTGGTGCATGCTTAGATGCCTTCctctattccctgttcacccgcTACTGCGGGTagagcacaactccaacaccatcattaagttagcCTGATttccgacaacaacgagacagcctatagggaggaggtcagagacctggcagtgtggtgccaggacaacaacctctccctcaacgtcagcaagacaaaggagctgattgtggagtACAGGAAACGGAgagctgagcacgcacccattcacatcgacaagGATGTAGTGGAGCGGGTGGAGAGCTTTAAGtcacgagatcctgaggcctattgttgtgccattcatcccccGCCATCacgtcatgtttcagcatgataatgcacagccccatgtcgcaaggatctgcacacaattcctggaagctgaaaatgtcccatctcttccatggcctgcatacacaccagacatgtcaaccactgagcctgtttgggatgctctggatcgacgtgtacgacatcgtgttccagtttccgccaataaccagcaacttcgcacagccattgaagaggagtgggacaacattccacaggccacaatcaactctatgcaaaggagatgtgtctcgctgcctgaggcaaatggtggtcacaccagatactgacttgttttctgatccacgcccctatctttttttaaggtatctgtgaccaacagatgcatatctgtattcccagtcatgtgaaatccatagattagggcctaatgaatttagttcaattgactgatttccttatatgaactgtaactaaattgttgcatgttgcatttatatttttgttcagtgtggttAGGTAAATAGTTAACGAATAGCT
This portion of the Salvelinus fontinalis isolate EN_2023a chromosome 27, ASM2944872v1, whole genome shotgun sequence genome encodes:
- the LOC129825175 gene encoding opsin-5-like → MALIGNETSACPDYVPHYLLAGDPFASKLSKEADIVAAFYICIIGIMSAIGNGYVIYMTIKRKTKLRPPELMTVNLAIFDFGISVTGKPFFVASSFSHRWLFGWEGCRFYGWAGFFFGVGSLITMTVVSLDRYLKICHLRYGTWLKRQHAFLSMVFVWLYAGFWATMPLVGWGNYAPEPFGTSCTLDWWLAQASVAGQSFVIAILFFCLIFPTGIIVFSYVMIIFKVKSSAKEISHFDTRNQNSHNVEMKLTKVAMLICAGFLIAWIPYAVVSVVSAFGEPDSVPISVSVIPTLLAKSSAMYNPIIYQVIDLKHSCAKSSCFQVLKKRTHLKKSRFYTISGSLKVSPSSNESHIEM